In a genomic window of Deinococcus seoulensis:
- a CDS encoding PIG-L deacetylase family protein: MKLLLIVPHPDDEVYGASGTLMGHLEAGEACGLVTLTRGEAGRTLGLCDTPEELARMREVELAACLDVIGLTGEEARANGSVFEHHRFPDKYLKDQPLSALTEVAREAMVRLRPEVVLTFPPNGSNGHPDHVTTHRAVKAAWDALPDGERPRLWYYASDVPPENEALRAEWLPPNVRHDVTRFIVRKLQAIACHRTQALSTVDFIRKFPDRVTEETFHEVR; the protein is encoded by the coding sequence ATGAAACTGCTGCTGATCGTGCCGCACCCGGACGACGAGGTGTACGGCGCGTCCGGGACGCTGATGGGCCACCTGGAGGCCGGGGAGGCCTGCGGGCTGGTCACGCTGACGCGCGGTGAGGCGGGCCGCACGCTGGGCCTGTGCGACACGCCGGAGGAACTGGCGCGGATGCGTGAGGTGGAACTCGCGGCTTGCCTGGACGTGATCGGCCTGACGGGCGAGGAAGCGCGGGCGAACGGGAGCGTGTTCGAGCATCACCGCTTCCCGGACAAGTACCTGAAGGACCAGCCGCTCTCGGCGCTGACCGAGGTGGCGCGCGAGGCGATGGTGCGCCTGCGGCCCGAGGTGGTCCTGACCTTCCCGCCGAACGGCAGCAACGGGCACCCGGACCACGTGACCACGCACCGCGCCGTGAAGGCCGCCTGGGACGCCCTGCCGGACGGCGAGCGGCCCCGCCTGTGGTACTACGCCAGCGACGTGCCGCCGGAGAACGAGGCGCTGCGGGCCGAGTGGCTGCCGCCGAACGTGCGCCACGACGTGACGCGCTTCATCGTGCGCAAGTTGCAGGCGATCGCGTGTCACCGCACGCAGGCGCTGAGCACCGTGGATTTCATCCGCAAGTTCCCGGACCGCGTGACCGAGGAGACCTTTCACGAGGTGAGGTGA
- a CDS encoding GNAT family N-acetyltransferase, whose amino-acid sequence MTDPQPFTLREVRKPDDFAEIAALLSAADPEWPVTAEMLVTWDEAHDPALYRLELLAEQGGRIVGVGNVGHDDFAFEEWRYFGGLTVHPDARGQGVGTALYDALMARLRERGAQDIRSMLSDQDHDAPGRAFLAARGFTKTWDRFESRIHTDEVDLSAFDDLMNAVEQDGVQLRSIAELAGDPERNRRLWELDWRLFQDVPMGQTLTRRPFEAWVKQELDDPTFSHELSFVAVRPDVNDPETGPYVGYSTLMSNPAGFFVIGMTGVRREDRGRGVAKALKVAAMRALAAAGGGEIRTFNDPPNKAMLGMNRALGFRRGPTRSRYELHLDPVTGERRPVPVPSELT is encoded by the coding sequence ATGACCGACCCACAGCCCTTCACGCTCCGCGAGGTGCGCAAACCCGACGATTTCGCCGAGATCGCGGCCCTGCTGAGCGCCGCCGATCCCGAGTGGCCGGTCACGGCCGAGATGCTGGTCACCTGGGACGAGGCGCACGACCCGGCGCTGTACCGCCTTGAACTGCTGGCCGAGCAGGGCGGGCGGATCGTGGGCGTGGGGAACGTCGGGCACGACGATTTCGCGTTCGAGGAGTGGCGGTACTTCGGGGGGCTGACCGTTCACCCGGACGCGCGCGGGCAGGGGGTCGGGACGGCGCTGTACGACGCACTGATGGCGCGGCTGCGGGAGCGGGGCGCGCAGGACATCCGCTCCATGCTCAGCGATCAGGACCACGACGCGCCGGGCCGGGCGTTCCTGGCGGCGCGGGGCTTCACGAAGACCTGGGACCGCTTCGAGTCCCGCATTCACACGGACGAGGTGGACCTGAGCGCCTTCGACGACCTGATGAACGCCGTGGAGCAGGACGGCGTGCAGCTGCGGTCCATCGCGGAACTGGCGGGCGATCCGGAGCGGAACCGGCGCCTGTGGGAACTCGACTGGCGCCTGTTTCAGGACGTGCCGATGGGACAGACGCTCACCCGGCGACCCTTTGAGGCGTGGGTGAAGCAGGAACTGGACGACCCGACCTTCAGCCACGAGCTGTCCTTCGTCGCCGTGCGCCCCGACGTGAACGACCCGGAAACCGGCCCGTACGTGGGCTACAGCACCCTGATGAGCAACCCGGCAGGCTTCTTTGTCATCGGCATGACCGGCGTGCGCCGCGAGGACCGCGGGCGCGGCGTGGCGAAGGCCCTGAAGGTCGCCGCGATGCGCGCCCTGGCCGCCGCCGGGGGCGGTGAGATCCGCACCTTCAACGACCCGCCCAACAAGGCCATGCTGGGCATGAACCGCGCGCTGGGCTTCCGGCGCGGCCCGACCCGCAGCCGCTACGAACTGCACCTGGACCCCGTGACCGGCGAACGGCGCCCCGTGCCCGTGCCTTCGGAGCTGACGTGA
- a CDS encoding GNAT family N-acetyltransferase, producing MTAPRPFALRPAADADLGALADLLSAVNPRHPQTAESLAHDLHSLRAHPLGLHVAQWVAHIPDGTLLGAASALQFGGMYHPDRYHAEVAVHPDARGQGVGAALAAHVTAHLEERGAREVLAGAYEDEPLSLHFLTARGFREVMRFFDNVLDMADFDADAWTDRAPLPDGLRAVTLADLSAELGEDAARRAFYAGWLAAREDVPRTAPATPVAFEDFLTRLDRPEHLPHGTLLAVTPAGEVAALSELHRDLHDPQRLNTGLTGTTRAWRRQGLALALKVAALRVARDLGAREVWTGNATTNAPMLTLNDRLGFRPRVAWVEMQRGQVDV from the coding sequence GTGACCGCCCCGCGACCCTTCGCGCTGCGGCCCGCTGCGGACGCCGACCTGGGCGCCCTTGCGGACCTGCTGAGTGCCGTGAATCCCCGCCATCCGCAGACCGCCGAGTCGCTGGCGCACGACCTGCACTCGCTGCGGGCGCACCCGCTGGGGCTGCACGTCGCGCAGTGGGTGGCGCACATCCCGGACGGGACGCTGCTGGGCGCGGCGTCGGCGTTGCAGTTCGGCGGGATGTACCACCCGGACCGCTACCACGCCGAGGTGGCGGTGCATCCCGACGCGCGCGGCCAGGGAGTCGGCGCGGCGCTCGCGGCGCACGTCACCGCGCACCTGGAGGAGCGGGGCGCGCGTGAGGTGCTGGCCGGGGCGTACGAGGACGAACCGCTCAGCCTGCACTTCCTGACGGCGCGGGGGTTCCGGGAGGTCATGCGGTTCTTCGACAACGTGCTCGACATGGCCGACTTCGACGCGGACGCCTGGACGGACCGGGCGCCCCTGCCTGACGGGCTGCGAGCCGTGACCCTGGCCGACCTCAGCGCCGAACTGGGCGAGGACGCCGCCCGGCGCGCGTTCTACGCGGGCTGGCTGGCCGCGCGGGAGGACGTGCCCCGCACCGCCCCCGCGACCCCGGTCGCCTTCGAGGACTTCCTGACGCGCCTGGACCGCCCGGAACACCTGCCCCACGGGACGTTGCTGGCCGTCACCCCGGCGGGCGAGGTCGCGGCCCTGTCCGAACTGCACCGCGACCTGCACGACCCGCAGCGGCTGAACACCGGCCTGACCGGTACCACCCGCGCGTGGCGACGGCAGGGGCTGGCGCTGGCGCTGAAGGTCGCCGCGCTGCGCGTCGCGCGGGACCTGGGTGCCCGCGAGGTCTGGACCGGGAACGCCACCACCAACGCGCCCATGCTGACCCTGAACGACCGCCTGGGCTTCCGCCCGCGCGTCGCGTGGGTCGAGATGCAGCGCGGTCAGGTGGACGTATGA
- a CDS encoding GNAT family N-acetyltransferase — protein MITVTPIAEHEWDAAAAILTGANPNDPLTGEDLRRQMREQQDWGYGWAVLVAHDATDVVGVALYYQNPGAFHPDRYTLDLAVAPHAQSRGAGAALWTALDAALRARNAESARILAREDHPVAPGFLTRRGFNGDKRYFMSALHVPDFDPAPYAALEGRLHDQGVRIRSLAELRAAGTPDLARRLHALMSDVRQDVPRAEPATPLSREVFEDAILGDPGLIEDAYLIAEADGQWIGQTVLFRSDASPDLLTGLTGVTRPWRGQGIATGLKLAAIRAARTLGATTIRTDNASDNAPMLAINDRLGFKRDPASVSYVIRFG, from the coding sequence ATGATCACTGTCACGCCCATCGCCGAACACGAGTGGGACGCCGCCGCCGCCATCCTGACCGGCGCGAACCCGAACGACCCGCTGACCGGCGAGGACCTGCGCCGCCAGATGCGTGAACAGCAGGACTGGGGCTACGGCTGGGCCGTGCTCGTCGCCCACGACGCCACCGATGTGGTGGGCGTGGCCCTGTACTACCAGAATCCCGGCGCGTTCCACCCAGACCGCTACACGCTGGACCTCGCCGTCGCGCCGCACGCACAGAGTCGGGGCGCGGGCGCGGCCCTCTGGACGGCCCTGGACGCCGCCCTGCGCGCCCGGAACGCCGAATCCGCCCGCATCCTCGCCCGCGAGGACCACCCGGTCGCGCCCGGTTTCCTGACCCGCCGGGGCTTCAACGGCGACAAACGGTACTTCATGTCCGCCCTGCACGTCCCGGACTTCGACCCCGCCCCGTACGCCGCGCTGGAAGGCCGCCTGCACGACCAGGGCGTCCGCATCCGCAGCCTCGCCGAGTTACGTGCCGCAGGTACACCGGACCTCGCGCGGCGGCTGCACGCCCTGATGAGCGACGTGCGGCAGGACGTCCCGCGCGCCGAACCCGCCACGCCCCTGAGCCGAGAGGTGTTCGAGGACGCCATCCTCGGCGACCCCGGCCTGATCGAGGACGCGTACCTGATCGCCGAGGCAGACGGGCAGTGGATCGGTCAAACGGTCCTGTTCCGCAGCGACGCCAGCCCCGACCTCCTGACCGGCCTGACCGGCGTCACCCGCCCCTGGCGCGGGCAGGGGATCGCCACCGGCCTGAAACTCGCCGCGATCCGCGCCGCCCGCACCCTGGGCGCCACCACCATCCGCACCGACAACGCCAGCGACAACGCCCCCATGCTCGCCATCAACGACCGCCTGGGCTTCAAACGCGACCCCGCCAGCGTGTCGTACGTGATCCGCTTCGGGTGA
- a CDS encoding arginase: MLLSIDWDAFSGTRELVFDAPIWGTRDREEDRLDAWTARVRKRGGDAWTALEADFPLYPGWEALRAYACVPAFVTLSHADAWRWLERYPGLDVLNIDSHHDLGSRSGDPARVRPGNWAGLGLARGLIRTVTTLYPDWHADLPVAEGHDLDRTRGEIRDLLPPALLDRVTLTRQARPGAALPDPARVTSVLLVQSPAWTNPAHDTAFSELACTLNAAPIVPPLNRS, translated from the coding sequence GTGCTGCTGAGTATCGACTGGGACGCCTTCTCGGGGACGCGTGAACTGGTGTTCGACGCGCCCATCTGGGGCACCCGCGACCGGGAGGAGGATCGCCTGGACGCCTGGACCGCGCGGGTCCGGAAGCGTGGCGGGGACGCCTGGACAGCGCTGGAAGCCGATTTCCCGCTGTACCCCGGCTGGGAGGCCCTGCGTGCGTACGCGTGCGTTCCGGCGTTCGTGACGCTCAGTCACGCGGACGCGTGGAGGTGGCTGGAACGGTACCCGGGCCTGGATGTCCTGAACATCGACTCGCACCATGACCTGGGCAGCCGCAGCGGCGACCCCGCGCGGGTGCGGCCCGGCAACTGGGCGGGGCTGGGGCTGGCGCGCGGCCTGATCCGCACCGTCACGACGCTGTACCCGGACTGGCACGCGGACCTGCCGGTCGCGGAGGGGCACGATCTGGACCGCACGCGCGGCGAGATCCGCGACCTGCTGCCGCCCGCGCTGCTGGACCGCGTGACCCTGACCCGGCAGGCCCGGCCCGGCGCGGCCCTGCCCGACCCGGCCCGCGTGACCAGCGTGCTGCTGGTGCAGTCCCCCGCCTGGACGAACCCCGCGCATGACACCGCGTTCAGTGAACTGGCCTGTACACTGAACGCTGCTCCCATCGTTCCGCCCCTGAACCGCTCCTGA